A window from Setaria italica strain Yugu1 chromosome VIII, Setaria_italica_v2.0, whole genome shotgun sequence encodes these proteins:
- the LOC101785463 gene encoding probable mediator of RNA polymerase II transcription subunit 26c has protein sequence MDRDERLRRALAAFGGDAWALVDAALAAAARDRPGELRARRDGIVERLYAAAGCSSCDARQPAAPVPRAALAAAGLDEEDGEEAAPVSPEAEGDAAGAGAAEEAEELGAGAGGEPGLESKIVAIRDFLEDPDQPEDELVSLLQNLEDMDVTYKALQETDIGRHVNGLRKHPSAEVRRLVKQLIRKWKEIVDDWVRLHNSGGDGGSSIIADGDSPEKIQGRSHQSPRVSGFQYSPSPQRHNGSTSERANNGFEPTMDMKRRASPVPAHHNSRQMNNNHHSTPMPSAPAKVTRDHKDSLLDLDRLDSARKRLQENYQEAQNAKKQRTIQVMDINDIPKPKNRNAFIRKNGSGGLPARHR, from the exons aTGGACCGGGACGAGCGCCTCCGCCGTGCGCTCGCCGCCTTCGGGGGCGACGCGTGGGCGCTGGTGGACGCCGcgctggccgcggccgcgcgggacCGCCCGGGCGAGCTGCGCGCGCGCCGCGACGGCATCGTGGAACGGctctacgccgccgccggctgcagcAGCTGCGACGCGCGCCAGCCGGCAGCGCCGGTGCCGCGTGCTgctttggcggcggcggggctggacgaggaggacggcgaggaggcggcgccggtcTCGCCCGAGGCGGAGGGTGACGCAGCGGGAGCCGGTGCTgcggaggaggccgaggagctCGGCGCgggtgccggcggcgagcccgggCTGGAGAGCAAGATCGTGGCCATCAGGGACTTCTTGGAGGACCCCGACCAG CCCGAGGACGAGCTGGTGAGCTTGCTGCAGAACCTGGAAGACATGGACGTCACCTACAAGGCGCTGCAG GAGACTGACATCGGCCGGCATGTGAATGGTCTGCGCAAGCACCCCTCTGCCGAAGTCAGGCGACTGGTGAAGCAGCTCATTAG GAAGTGGAAGGAGATAGTGGATGACTGGGTGCGCCTGCACAATTCCGGTGGTGACGGTGGCTCCTCGATCATAG CTGATGGCGACTCCCCTGAGAAAATCCAAGGCAGGAGCCACCAAAGCCCTCGG GTTTCAGGGTTTCAGTATTCTCCCAGTCCACAGAGGCATA ATGGCTCAACTTCAGAGAGAGCTAACAACGGATTTGAGCCAACAATGGATATGAAGCGCAGGGCAAGCCCAGTACCCGCGCATCATAACTCCAGGCAGATGAACAACAACCATCATTCTACTCCTATGCCATCTGCTCCAGCT AAAGTGACTAGGGACCACAAGGACAGTCTTCTGGACCTTGATAGGCTTGATTCTGCAAGGAAGAGGCTCCAGGAGAATTATCAGGAAGCACAAAATG CCAAAAAGCAGAGGACAATCCAAGTGATGGACATCAACGACATACCAAAGCCGAAGAACAGAAATGCTTTCATCCGCAAGAACGGCAGCGGTGGGCTCCCTGCAAGGCACCGATAA
- the LOC101770652 gene encoding probable CCR4-associated factor 1 homolog 11, giving the protein MSRRRAPAPATAGIPPSAALRPPRPPAPRPRGADVFVRLVLAENLMAELAAIHALLPRYPYVTVHAEHGAGGDDGGEDGRVILPPCVRLGDLPAAARYALAKIDVDAFPLLQLGITLCDAHGRLPALRAPWGATAESVWQFAVFPGRDTSSGGSGAATMTLRTLAYALFASGVVSPGTWGRVTWVAHGGLYHLGFLLKVLTGGAPLPETKEEFLAALRGYLGGKVFDVRYLAARLPASVSLKGPLAYLAALLGAPAAAAREPWQAGEKSLAACQVFMRIKGLFFAWDGVDMHAGRIHGLHTPPPPPSS; this is encoded by the coding sequence AtgtcccgccgccgcgcaccagCGCCAGCCACCGCGGGCATCCCGCCCTCAGCcgcgctccggccgccgcgcccgccggcgccgcgcccgcgtGGCGCCGACGTGTTCGTCCGGCTGGTTCTGGCCGAGAACCTCATGGCCGAGCTGGCGGCCATCCACGCCCTCCTGCCGCGGTACCCCTACGTGACCGTCCACGCGGAGCACGGCGCgggtggcgacgacggcggcgaggacggccgcGTCATCCTCCCCCCCTGCGTGCGCCTGGGGGACctcccggccgcggcgcggTACGCGCTCGCCAAGATCGACGTCGACGCGTTCCCGCTCCTCCAGCTCGGCATCACGCTCTGCGACGCGCACGGGCGGCTCCCCGCGCTGCGCGCCCCCTGGGGCGCCACCGCCGAGTCCGTCTGGCAGTTCGCCGTCTTCCCCGGCCGCGACACCTCCTCCGGCGggagcggggcggcgacgatgaCCCTGAGGACCCTCGCGTACGCCCTCTTCGCCTCCGGCGTCGTCTCCCCGGGGACGTGGGGCAGGGTCACGTGGGTCGCGCACGGCGGGCTCTACCACCTCGGGTTCCTCCTCAAGGTCCtcaccggcggcgcgccgctgccggagaCCAAGGAGGAGTTCCTGGCGGCGCTCAGAGGGTACCTCGGCGGGAAGGTGTTCGACGTGAGGTACCTGGCGGCGCGGCTCCCCGCGAGTGTGAGCCTCAAGGGCCCGCTCGCGTACCTGGCGGCGCTGCTcggcgcgcccgccgcggcggcgagggagccgTGGCAGGCCGGGGAGAAGAGCCTCGCCGCGTGCCAGGTGTTCATGCGGATCAAGGGGCTCTTCTTCGCGTGGGACGGCGTGGACATGCACGCCGGCCGCATCCACGGCCTgcacacgccgccgccgccgccgtcgagctgA
- the LOC101785871 gene encoding exocyst complex component EXO70B1, producing the protein MDRIPVAPLKSSSFSAATAREDKLARNLSLGPIKLNEHIKEARQEKADNAGADAGGGEAVADAVPEEASEPDLATLSAEIDAFLAALRDGEAPPAVSEVTLDKFANAVEQEMAPLEGTEDKWVPEAPGEAPPLLATIKRIAALSSALAASQAEGGGTYTIGLHRVTGVLHRAMTFVEDEFHALLEDPRVAKVAPGGGGDTGSATGRSMKRPPSFGHGAEPDRCVIPSDGGSGEASPPFPPETVDRLRAMAEAMFAAGYETECTEVFLVARRNALDASLQSLGYEKASIDDVVKMPWEAQESEIATWIKAFRHAVEADLPGERDLCARVFASADGLARSIFADLARGAMLHMLSFTEAVVLMKRAAEKLFKVLDMYEAIRDVAPVVDAFVAEASAGDNDGGSAAAAMMADLKYELASVRARLGESAAAIFCDLESSIRADAGKQPVPGGAVHPLTRYLMNYLKFTCYYKGTLEQVFQEYRRPDDDEHEGGAGAGDPFAAQLMELLELLHGNLEAKSRLYKDPSLSSIFLMNNGRYMLQKIRGSPEINAVVGEAWSRKRSTDLRQYHKNYQRETWSRVLNLLRDDGVITVKGHVQKQVLKDRFKHFNAAMDEIQRTQGAWVVSDEQLQSELRVSIAAVIVPAYRSFLGRFSQHFSAGRQTEKYIKLSGEDLEAIIEELFDGNAVSMPRRRT; encoded by the coding sequence ATGGATAGGATCCCCGTCGCGCCGCTCAAGTCCAGCAGCTTCTCGGCGGCCACCGCCCGGGAGGACAAGCTCGCCCGCAACCTCTCGCTGGGCCCCATCAAGCTCAACGAGCACATCAAGGAGGCGCGCCAGGAGAAGGCCGACAATGCCGGCGcggacgcgggcggcggcgaggccgtggCCGACGCCGTGCCGGAGGAGGCCAGCGAGCCGGACTTGGCCACGCTGTCGGCGGAGATCGACGCGTTCCTCGCCGCCCTCAGGGACGGCGAGGCGCCTCCGGCCGTGTCCGAGGTGACGCTGGACAAGTTCGCGAACGCCGTCGAGCAGGAGATGGCGCCGTTGGAGGGGACCGAGGACAAGTGGGTGCCCGAGGCTCCCGGcgaggcgccgccgctcctcgccacgATCAAGCGCATTGCGGCGCTCTCGTCGGCGCTCGCCGCGAGccaggcggagggcggcggcacctacACCATCGGGCTGCACCGCGTCACGGGCGTGCTCCACCGCGCCATGACGTTCGTGGAGGACGAGTTCCACGCGCTGCTCGAGGACCCCCGCGTCGCCAAGgtggcgcccggcggcggcggcgacaccggCAGCGCCACGGGCAGGTCGATGAAGCGGCCACCGTCGTTCGGGCACGGCGCGGAGCCCGACCGCTGCGTGATCCCCTCGGACGGGGGCAGCGGGGAGGCCTCGCCGCCGTTCCCGCCGGAAACCGTGGACCGGCTGCGCGCCATGGCGGAGGCCATGTTCGCCGCCGGGTACGAGACGGAGTGCACGGAGGTGTTCCTGGTGGCTCGCCGGAACGCGCTGGACGCGTCGCTGCAGAGCCTCGGGTACGAGAAGGCGAGCATCGACGACGTGGTGAAGATGCCGTGGGAGGCGCAGGAGTCGGAGATCGCCACGTGGATCAAGGCGTTCCGGCACGCCGTCGAGGCGGACCTCCCCGGCGAGCGCGACCTGTGCGCCCGCGTCTTCGCCAGCGCCGACGGCCTCGCCCGCAGCATCTTCGCCGACCTCGCGCGCGGCGCCATGCTGCACATGCTCAGCTTCACGGAGGCCGTCGTCCTGATGAAGCGCGCCGCGGAGAAGCTCTTCAAGGTGCTCGACATGTACGAGGCCATCCGCGACGTGGCCCCCGTCGTGGACGCGTTCGTCGCCGAGGCCTCCGCCGGAGACAacgacggcggcagcgcggcAGCCGCCATGATGGCCGACCTGAAGTACGAGCTGGCCTCCGTGCGCGCCCGCCTGGGCgagtcggcggcggccatcTTCTGCGACCTAGAGAGCTCGATCCGCGCGGACGCCGGAAAGCAGCCGGTCCCCGGCGGCGCGGTGCACCCGCTGACCCGGTACCTGATGAACTACCTCAAGTTCACGTGCTACTACAAGGGCACCCTGGAGCAGGTGTTCCAGGAGTACCGGcgccccgacgacgacgagcacgagggcggagccggcgccggcgacccgtTCGCGGCGCAGCTGATGGAGCtgctggagctgctgcacggGAACCTGGAGGCCAAGTCGCGGCTGTACAAGGACCCGTCGCTGAGCAGCATCTTCCTGATGAACAACGGGCGGTACATGCTGCAGAAGATCCGGGGGTCGCCGGAGATCAACGCCGTCGTCGGCGAGGCGTGGTCCCGGAAGCGGTCGACGGACCTGCGGCAGTACCACAAGAACTACCAGCGGGAGACGTGGAGCCGCGTGCTGAACCTGCTCCGGGACGACGGCGTGATCACCGTCAAGGGCCACGTGCAGAAGCAGGTGCTCAAGGACAGGTTCAAGCATTTCAACGCCGCCATGGACGAGATCCAGCGGACGCAGGGGGCCTGGGTCGTCAGCGACGAGCAGCTGCAGTCGGAGCTCAGGgtctccatcgccgccgtcaTCGTGCCGGCGTACCGGTCCTTCCTGGGGCGCTTCTCGCAGCACTTCAGCGCGGGGAGGCAGACGGAGAAGTACATCAAGCTCAGCGGGGAGGACCTGGAGGCCATCATCGAGGAGCTCTTCGACGGAAACGCCGTCTCCATGCCCAGGAGAAGGACGTAA
- the LOC101771052 gene encoding citrate-binding protein has product MAASSTSCSLLLAAAAICALSSLPCCAAAVSGGRSAHLTAGFTRVKLRESQFVVQKPYDVPLHERYEQSGGVRRMWVFATDKPISATHPGGARTEIKVNEVYSSGVWQFEGDMFVPSGTSGASVMQIFGAATHATTLMLHVYGGRLTYYHELTKVLADRVYDRWVRLNVVHDVAAGNVTVFVDGERRLSAAGHGGKEHYFKFGVYKQSHHQPSRRMESRWKNVAVYTKP; this is encoded by the exons ATGGCTGCTTCTTCTACCTCGTGCTCTCTCCTGCTGGCTGCGGCGGCGATCTGCGCGCTGTCGTCGTTGccctgctgcgccgccgccgtctccggcgGCCGCTCGGCTCACCTGACCGCCGGCTTCACCCGCGTGAAGCTGAGGGAGTCGCAGTTCGTGGTGCAGAAGCCCTACGACGTGCCCCTCCACGAGCGCTACGAGCAGTCCGGCGGCGTCCGCCGCATGTGGGTCTTCGCCACCGACAAGCCCATCAGCGCCACCCACCCCGGCGGCGCCCGCACCGAGATAAAAGTCAAC GAGGTCTACAGCTCGGGGGTGTGGCAGTTCGAGGGCGACATGTTCGTCCCCTCCGGCACGTCGGGGGCGTCGGTGATGCAGATCTTCGGGGCGGCGACGCACGCCACCACGCTGATGCTGCACGTCTACGGCGGCCGCCTGACCTACTACCACGAGCTAACCAAGGTGCTCGCCGACCGCGTCTACGACCGGTGGGTCCGGCTCAACGTCGTCCACGACGTGGCCGCCGGGAACGTCACCGTCTTCGTCGACGGCGAGAGGAGGCtgagcgccgccggccacggcggGAAGGAGCACTACTTCAAGTTCGGGGTGTACAAGCAGTCGCACCACCAGCCGTCGCGCCGCATGGAGTCGCGCTGGAAGAACGTCGCCGTCTACACCAAGccgtga